The Bacteroidota bacterium genome window below encodes:
- the asnB gene encoding asparagine synthase (glutamine-hydrolyzing) codes for MCGIAGVIDISRNLNVELLEKMSEVIKRRGPDDKGIYFEKESGVGLVHRRLSIIDLVSGKQPMHNVEENLVIVFNGEIYNFKELRKELLSIGFKFNTQSDTETILNIYQKYGTAGFNKLNGMFAFAIYDKNEKKIILARDNFGVKPLYYSFTTNGITFASEIKAILENKNYKAELDYTAFNSFLTYRYNPSPQTLFKNIFKLKPGEYLEYYLNGKYNLDSFDKSYPVTNKNIKEADAIEEYSSLLEKSISRQLTSDVPVGLFLSGGIDSAVLGHFMKENYDDKFNTYTIGFSGRGNYNEIEDANRTAVALNSKQHTRTLSKEEYLNFFQKSFYYLEEPIAETTVPALYYLSQLASKNVKVVLAGQGADEPLAGYKRYYGESKMSKYQSLLNLLPLNLISDILPRNERLKRASYASQFTNEIDRFLAIYTIFTPEQKAKLLKDDVKEKISNEDIDLLKPLYSRTEKLEDSLSKILYIDTRMKLSDDLLMFGDKMTMANSLEMRVPYLDKELIAFLETLPSNFKLKGNKHKYIHKKSAEKWLPPEIINRKKKGFETPMDEWLQGSFADDAKEMFNDKDSASRNFFNLNYLNEMIDLHKSGKKNYLRHIFALLSFETWYKTFFENYLNN; via the coding sequence ATGTGCGGTATTGCAGGAGTGATAGATATTTCAAGAAATCTTAATGTAGAATTGCTGGAAAAAATGTCTGAGGTAATTAAACGCAGAGGACCTGATGATAAAGGAATTTATTTTGAGAAAGAATCAGGTGTAGGATTAGTTCACAGACGTTTAAGCATTATTGATTTAGTATCAGGCAAGCAGCCCATGCATAATGTTGAAGAAAATTTAGTAATTGTTTTCAATGGTGAGATATACAATTTCAAGGAGTTGAGAAAAGAGCTTTTATCAATAGGGTTTAAATTTAATACGCAGTCAGATACAGAAACGATTTTAAACATTTATCAAAAATATGGTACGGCAGGATTTAACAAACTAAACGGTATGTTTGCATTTGCCATCTATGATAAGAATGAAAAAAAAATAATTCTGGCAAGAGATAATTTCGGAGTGAAGCCATTGTATTATTCTTTCACAACAAATGGAATTACTTTTGCTTCTGAAATAAAGGCAATACTTGAAAATAAAAATTACAAAGCAGAGCTTGATTACACTGCATTCAACAGCTTTTTGACATACAGGTATAATCCTTCACCGCAAACTCTTTTTAAAAATATTTTTAAGCTTAAGCCGGGTGAATACCTCGAATATTATCTGAATGGAAAGTATAATTTAGATAGTTTTGATAAGAGTTATCCTGTAACAAATAAAAATATTAAAGAGGCCGATGCTATAGAAGAGTATTCAAGTTTACTTGAAAAATCAATTAGCAGGCAACTAACAAGTGATGTTCCTGTTGGGTTATTTTTAAGCGGTGGAATTGATTCTGCAGTGCTCGGTCACTTCATGAAGGAAAATTATGATGATAAGTTTAATACTTACACTATAGGTTTTTCAGGAAGAGGAAATTATAATGAGATTGAGGATGCGAATAGAACCGCTGTTGCTTTGAATTCAAAACAACACACAAGGACATTATCCAAAGAGGAGTATTTGAATTTTTTTCAGAAATCATTTTATTATCTGGAAGAACCGATCGCAGAAACTACGGTACCGGCTTTATATTATCTATCTCAATTAGCTTCTAAAAATGTGAAGGTCGTTTTAGCGGGACAAGGTGCCGATGAGCCATTAGCAGGATATAAAAGATATTATGGTGAAAGTAAGATGAGCAAATATCAATCTTTGTTAAATCTTTTACCGTTAAATTTAATTTCCGATATTCTTCCTCGCAATGAAAGATTGAAAAGGGCATCCTATGCTTCTCAATTTACAAATGAGATAGATAGGTTTCTTGCAATATATACTATATTCACACCGGAACAGAAAGCAAAACTATTAAAAGATGATGTAAAAGAAAAAATATCAAATGAAGATATTGATTTGCTGAAACCTTTATATTCAAGAACTGAAAAACTTGAAGATTCACTCTCAAAAATACTGTATATAGATACACGAATGAAATTATCGGATGACTTATTAATGTTTGGAGATAAAATGACTATGGCTAACTCACTTGAAATGCGGGTACCATATCTGGATAAAGAATTAATTGCTTTTTTAGAAACACTCCCTTCAAATTTCAAATTGAAAGGAAATAAGCATAAGTATATTCACAAGAAATCTGCCGAAAAATGGTTACCGCCTGAAATTATTAACAGAAAGAAAAAAGGATTTGAGACACCTATGGATGAATGGCTGCAGGGAAGTTTTGCCGATGACGCAAAGGAAATGTTTAACGATAAGGATTCAGCCAGCAGGAATTTTTTTAATCTTAACTATTTGAATGAGATGATAGATTTGCATAAGTCAGGAAAGAAAAATTATTTACGCCATATTTTTGCATTACTTTCTTTTGAAACGTGGTACAAAACTTTTTTTGAAAATTATTTGAACAATTAA
- a CDS encoding oligosaccharide flippase family protein — protein MQAVKLYFSKLTNSKLAKDASVYTAFTVFDRAVPFLFLPIITRFLSPDEYGVYVTFQTLISFFIPFLSLGTDASIIISYFKLTYEKFKEYFFNSFLVFLSLSLLVFLVFYFFSPQISDIVKFPSEWLLWVFAGCFFQYVNDLNANLWQSFREPHKYGFFKISYTILKNGLNLFFVINLHLSWKGLVYSQVITAVLFAIISLIIFVKRNYFTFSFDKNDIKDSLHYGVPLSMHNLGAWAADLASRLILNSLVGIAATGEFGAGATLGMVVSLVQDSFNRAFAPYLFEKLKTPTPEIKKSLVKKTYLYYIVIFIVAGIVGIAGSLAASTILGSKYQNSGQFIIWISFAYAFTGLYKMHVNYIFYEKKSKLLMLITFISGAVNIGLCFLLIKSNGAIGAAQAFLLSNIISYIVTFYISNKLIPMPWNLFKLAK, from the coding sequence TTGCAGGCAGTAAAATTATATTTTTCAAAACTTACCAACAGCAAATTAGCAAAAGATGCCAGCGTTTATACTGCATTTACAGTTTTTGATAGAGCGGTCCCGTTTTTATTTCTTCCCATAATTACAAGATTTCTTTCTCCCGATGAATATGGTGTGTATGTCACATTTCAGACCTTAATAAGTTTTTTCATTCCGTTTCTTTCACTTGGAACCGATGCTTCTATTATAATAAGTTACTTTAAACTTACCTATGAAAAATTTAAAGAATATTTCTTCAACAGCTTTTTAGTTTTCTTATCTCTATCTCTTTTAGTTTTTCTTGTGTTCTATTTTTTTTCACCCCAGATATCAGACATCGTTAAATTCCCTTCTGAGTGGTTATTATGGGTTTTTGCAGGATGTTTTTTTCAATATGTAAATGATTTAAACGCAAATCTATGGCAGTCATTTCGTGAGCCACACAAGTACGGATTTTTTAAGATCTCATATACAATTTTAAAGAACGGGCTCAATTTATTTTTTGTAATCAATCTTCACTTAAGCTGGAAAGGACTGGTTTACAGTCAGGTAATTACCGCAGTTTTATTCGCAATCATAAGCTTAATAATATTTGTCAAAAGAAATTATTTTACTTTTTCGTTTGATAAGAATGATATAAAAGATAGTCTGCATTACGGAGTGCCTCTTTCTATGCATAACCTGGGCGCATGGGCAGCGGATTTAGCAAGCAGATTAATTTTGAATTCACTCGTCGGGATTGCAGCTACGGGAGAATTTGGCGCCGGGGCTACACTTGGAATGGTTGTATCGTTAGTTCAGGATTCTTTTAACAGGGCTTTTGCACCTTACCTCTTTGAAAAATTAAAAACTCCGACTCCGGAAATAAAAAAATCATTAGTAAAAAAAACATATCTGTATTACATAGTTATTTTTATTGTGGCCGGAATTGTAGGTATAGCAGGTTCATTAGCTGCATCTACTATATTGGGAAGCAAGTATCAGAATTCAGGTCAGTTTATAATATGGATCAGTTTTGCATATGCCTTCACAGGATTATACAAGATGCACGTGAATTATATTTTTTATGAAAAGAAGTCAAAGCTTTTAATGCTAATCACTTTTATTTCCGGAGCAGTTAATATCGGACTTTGTTTCCTTCTTATAAAATCAAACGGAGCGATTGGCGCAGCGCAGGCATTTTTACTGAGTAATATTATTTCATACATCGTTACGTTTTATATTTCTAATAAGCTGATACCAATGCCCTGGAATTTATTTAAGCTTGCGAAGTAA
- the gmd gene encoding GDP-mannose 4,6-dehydratase: MSKKALISGVTGQDGSYLAEILLKKGYEVHGIIRRSSSFNTGRIDHLMTDKEIMNKSFFLYHGDITDTSNLNRLLEKIHPDEIYNLAAQSHVKVSFEVPEYTAEVDAIGTLRFLDAIRETGIKTKFYQASTSELYGKVQEVPQKETTPFYPRSPYGVAKIYGYWIVVNYREAYNLFACNGILFNHESPRRGETFVTRKITRAVAAISKGKQDKVTLGNLDSKRDWGFAPEYCEGMWMMMQKDTPEDYVLATGETHTVKEFTELAFKSVGIEIAWEGKEENEIGKDTKSGKIVVAVDPTYYRPTEVDLLIGDASKAKKNLGWEPKVKFEELVDIMVKADLKIM; encoded by the coding sequence ATGTCTAAAAAAGCTTTAATTTCAGGTGTGACCGGTCAGGATGGCAGCTATCTGGCAGAAATTTTATTAAAAAAAGGGTATGAAGTTCATGGTATTATCAGAAGAAGCAGTTCGTTTAATACAGGGCGAATTGACCATCTGATGACGGACAAGGAAATTATGAACAAATCATTTTTTCTTTATCACGGCGATATTACAGATACAAGTAATTTGAACCGCTTGCTTGAAAAAATTCATCCTGATGAAATATATAATCTTGCTGCGCAATCTCACGTAAAAGTTTCATTTGAAGTCCCGGAATACACTGCTGAAGTTGATGCTATCGGCACATTAAGATTTTTAGATGCAATAAGAGAGACAGGAATAAAAACAAAATTCTATCAGGCATCAACCAGTGAACTTTACGGAAAAGTTCAGGAAGTACCTCAAAAGGAAACCACACCATTCTATCCCCGCAGTCCTTACGGAGTTGCAAAAATTTACGGTTACTGGATTGTTGTAAACTATCGTGAGGCATATAATCTTTTTGCATGTAACGGAATTTTATTTAATCATGAGTCACCAAGAAGAGGGGAGACTTTCGTAACAAGAAAAATAACCAGAGCAGTCGCTGCAATTTCAAAAGGAAAGCAGGATAAAGTAACGCTTGGAAATCTGGACTCAAAAAGAGACTGGGGTTTTGCGCCTGAATACTGTGAGGGAATGTGGATGATGATGCAGAAAGATACACCGGAAGATTATGTACTTGCAACAGGTGAAACTCATACAGTAAAAGAATTTACGGAACTTGCATTTAAGTCAGTAGGAATTGAAATTGCATGGGAAGGAAAAGAAGAAAATGAAATTGGTAAAGATACAAAGTCCGGTAAAATTGTAGTAGCAGTTGACCCCACATATTACAGACCTACAGAAGTAGATCTTTTGATAGGCGATGCTTCAAAAGCAAAAAAGAATTTAGGCTGGGAACCGAAAGTGAAATTTGAAGAGCTGGTGGATATTATGGTAAAAGCTGATTTAAAAATAATGTAA
- a CDS encoding glycosyltransferase translates to MLIKKILIISSFFENSVGYQEVQFAEVLTSMNYEVKVIATNRSNLDLKKRYDDSFNNFEVRRIKKLTRIKNTFYPKEDLTEFFSNYNPDLVFLILPGSGAPYFLMKYINPNAKVVSVFSDTTIENRVSKAKGTKGNKLIFRLLKAKWYNKVFERSDLILSNTPETSSILKGISKNNIEDKLRMYGLGFDNNKYFYSNEFRTECRKQFGIKDDEKLIMTISRIYPGKLFEYWIEQVVEFLKNNSNYIYLLAGFSDTEYSRKVEENLKKLNLGDRLILHKFTTAEENNKLFNAADFSLWFAPTISIQQSMGTGLFPIVPYDSTLEHLVEKNKTGLYYNDFDELKKLLPELNNISYDRKVNSEFNQKFSYQSILRKVISEVN, encoded by the coding sequence ATGTTGATTAAAAAAATTCTCATAATAAGTTCTTTCTTTGAGAATAGTGTCGGATATCAGGAAGTCCAATTTGCTGAAGTATTGACTTCAATGAATTATGAAGTGAAAGTAATAGCTACTAACAGAAGTAACCTTGATTTAAAAAAAAGATATGATGATTCATTTAATAATTTTGAAGTAAGACGAATTAAAAAACTCACCAGGATAAAAAATACATTTTATCCTAAGGAGGACTTAACTGAATTTTTTAGTAATTATAATCCTGATTTAGTTTTTTTAATTTTGCCCGGCTCTGGCGCTCCTTATTTTTTAATGAAATATATTAACCCTAATGCAAAAGTTGTATCTGTTTTCAGTGATACTACTATAGAGAACAGAGTTTCAAAAGCAAAGGGAACAAAGGGCAATAAATTAATTTTCCGTCTATTAAAAGCTAAATGGTACAACAAAGTTTTTGAACGTTCGGATTTAATTTTATCTAATACACCCGAGACATCTTCAATTCTTAAAGGTATCTCTAAAAATAATATAGAAGATAAATTGAGAATGTATGGATTAGGATTTGATAACAATAAGTATTTTTATTCGAATGAATTTAGAACAGAATGCCGTAAACAATTTGGGATTAAAGATGATGAAAAATTAATTATGACAATAAGCCGGATTTATCCCGGCAAACTTTTTGAATACTGGATTGAACAGGTTGTTGAGTTCTTGAAAAATAATTCTAATTATATATACCTACTTGCCGGATTTTCAGATACTGAGTATTCTAGGAAAGTTGAAGAAAATTTGAAAAAATTGAACTTGGGAGACAGACTTATTTTACACAAGTTTACAACAGCGGAAGAAAATAACAAACTCTTCAATGCTGCTGATTTTTCTTTATGGTTTGCTCCGACAATTTCCATTCAGCAGTCTATGGGAACAGGTTTATTCCCGATTGTACCATACGACTCTACCCTTGAGCATCTTGTGGAAAAAAATAAGACAGGATTATATTATAATGATTTTGATGAGTTAAAAAAATTACTTCCGGAATTGAATAATATTAGTTATGATAGGAAAGTTAATTCTGAATTTAATCAAAAGTTCTCTTACCAGAGCATTCTTCGGAAAGTAATTTCAGAAGTTAACTGA
- a CDS encoding UDP-3-O-(3-hydroxymyristoyl)glucosamine N-acyltransferase, whose product MHTLESIKDCFGKNYKLEGNKSYNSFDNVKTVSDADENSLVWISPRKKNPAQIIKNTKAHLIICSLNSELSGKLLEEKLLIKVESPKLTLIRILEKLYSPAIEYGIHPSSVIHKEAKINKNVYIGPFTYIGKSEIDEGTIIHGHCYIFDNVKIGKNVSVNAGTIIGSEGFGYELNEKNEYEKFIHIGGVEIHDNVDIGANTTVVRGALANTIIGEGTKIDNLVHIGHNAIIGKHCIITANNMVGGSVRIEDYSWLGPSSSTLNQLTLAKNSYAGLGSVVTKNLPSDEVWAGNPARPIADIKKLQDKFRDLLSED is encoded by the coding sequence ATGCATACATTAGAATCAATAAAAGACTGTTTCGGAAAAAATTATAAGCTTGAAGGAAACAAAAGCTATAATTCTTTTGATAATGTAAAAACTGTTTCAGATGCAGATGAGAATTCTTTGGTATGGATAAGTCCGCGGAAAAAAAATCCTGCACAGATAATTAAAAATACTAAAGCACACTTAATAATTTGTTCGCTGAATAGTGAATTGAGCGGGAAATTATTAGAAGAAAAATTACTGATAAAAGTTGAGAGTCCAAAGCTAACATTGATAAGAATTTTAGAAAAATTGTATTCACCCGCGATTGAATATGGAATTCACCCTTCTTCTGTTATTCATAAAGAAGCGAAAATAAATAAAAATGTTTATATCGGTCCTTTTACATACATAGGAAAAAGTGAAATTGATGAAGGCACAATAATTCACGGCCATTGTTATATTTTTGATAATGTTAAGATTGGAAAAAATGTATCGGTAAACGCAGGTACAATCATTGGCTCAGAAGGTTTTGGTTATGAGCTAAATGAAAAAAATGAATACGAAAAATTTATTCACATTGGCGGAGTTGAAATTCATGATAACGTGGATATAGGTGCGAACACAACGGTTGTAAGAGGCGCTCTTGCAAATACGATAATAGGAGAAGGTACTAAGATAGATAATCTTGTTCATATAGGACACAATGCAATCATTGGTAAACATTGCATTATCACTGCCAATAATATGGTAGGCGGCAGTGTGCGAATCGAAGATTACAGTTGGCTTGGTCCATCATCTTCTACATTAAATCAGTTAACTCTTGCAAAAAATTCATATGCAGGACTCGGCTCAGTAGTTACAAAAAATTTACCGTCCGATGAAGTATGGGCAGGGAATCCGGCAAGACCGATTGCAGACATTAAAAAACTACAGGATAAGTTCAGAGATTTACTTTCAGAGGATTAA
- a CDS encoding acyltransferase has protein sequence MKTIFRFLYYLIGKHLPNSNFPLGKLFNSVRVFFAKGFMKSVGNNVTIESSIFWGDGRDIEVGDNSQINENCWIRNCKIGSNVMIAPYVMIMNYGHNIKDINVPMVMQGVRHYPQTIIEDNVWIGARAVILPGIKICSGAVIGAGSVVTKDVEANCVVAGNPAKLIRVRK, from the coding sequence ATGAAAACCATTTTCAGATTTTTATATTATCTCATTGGGAAACATCTTCCGAATTCGAATTTTCCGTTGGGAAAATTATTTAATTCGGTGAGAGTTTTTTTTGCAAAAGGCTTTATGAAATCAGTCGGCAATAATGTAACCATTGAAAGTTCAATTTTCTGGGGTGATGGGAGAGATATAGAAGTCGGAGACAACTCGCAGATAAACGAAAATTGCTGGATAAGAAATTGTAAGATTGGAAGCAATGTCATGATTGCACCTTATGTAATGATTATGAATTACGGTCATAATATAAAAGATATTAATGTACCTATGGTAATGCAGGGTGTAAGGCATTATCCACAGACCATTATTGAAGATAATGTATGGATCGGTGCACGAGCAGTAATTCTTCCCGGTATTAAAATTTGTTCCGGTGCAGTTATAGGCGCAGGTTCCGTTGTTACAAAAGATGTTGAAGCAAATTGTGTTGTTGCAGGAAATCCCGCTAAGTTAATTAGGGTAAGAAAATAA
- a CDS encoding PIG-L family deacetylase: MSLLSGVNKILILAPHTDDGEFGCGGSIARFLKENVEVYYAAFSLSEESVPPPYPKDILEVEVKAAAKCLGIKDENLILYKYRVRYFAERRQDILEDLVKLNKKIEPDLIFMPSLNDLHQDHTTIAQEGLRAFKKTSILGYELMWNNLSFTTNCFISFNEDELNVKLNALDCYNSQKGKNYASKEFIRSLAIARGVQIGVKYAEAFEVIRWVVK; this comes from the coding sequence ATGAGTTTACTTTCAGGTGTAAATAAAATTTTAATCTTAGCTCCTCACACAGATGACGGTGAGTTTGGATGCGGCGGAAGCATAGCAAGATTTCTTAAGGAGAATGTTGAAGTTTACTATGCTGCATTCTCTTTATCGGAAGAGTCAGTACCTCCGCCATATCCAAAAGATATTCTGGAAGTTGAAGTGAAAGCAGCAGCAAAATGTCTGGGCATTAAAGATGAAAATCTGATTCTTTATAAGTACCGTGTAAGATATTTTGCTGAAAGACGTCAGGATATACTTGAAGACCTTGTAAAGCTTAATAAAAAAATTGAGCCTGATTTAATCTTCATGCCATCACTCAACGATTTACATCAGGACCATACAACGATTGCTCAGGAAGGATTAAGAGCTTTTAAAAAAACTTCTATTCTCGGATATGAACTGATGTGGAATAATTTAAGCTTCACAACCAATTGTTTTATATCTTTTAATGAAGATGAGCTTAATGTAAAATTGAATGCATTGGATTGTTATAATTCACAAAAAGGAAAAAACTATGCTTCGAAAGAATTTATAAGAAGTCTTGCTATCGCGAGAGGAGTGCAAATCGGAGTGAAGTATGCGGAAGCTTTTGAAGTAATCAGATGGGTTGTCAAATAA
- a CDS encoding YbaN family protein — protein MLGLGIIGMILPLMPTTVFLLIASFCYAKSSPKLDEWIHTNKYFGKHLKNYKDKKGTTISVKIFSISFLWLSILLSIYTLRTYSYFNYIAILLLLIAVAVTIHLITIKTYKPGHN, from the coding sequence ATGCTTGGGTTGGGAATTATAGGAATGATTCTCCCGCTAATGCCTACTACAGTTTTTCTTTTAATAGCTTCCTTTTGTTACGCTAAAAGTTCACCTAAATTAGATGAGTGGATTCATACCAATAAATATTTCGGTAAGCATCTTAAGAATTACAAAGATAAAAAAGGCACAACTATTTCAGTAAAAATATTTTCCATTTCATTTCTCTGGCTTTCAATCCTGCTTTCAATTTATACTTTAAGGACCTATTCATATTTTAATTATATAGCAATTCTATTACTATTAATTGCTGTTGCAGTCACTATTCATCTTATCACAATAAAAACCTACAAACCCGGGCATAATTAG
- a CDS encoding UDP-glucose/GDP-mannose dehydrogenase family protein: protein MNISVFGIGYVGCVSLGCLAADGHFVIGVDSNESKLTLLESGNATVLEKGLHEIIREGVAEKRIIAMNDYEYAVKNSEVSIICVGTPPGEDGNLDLSHIFKVAEQIGAALKIKKNFHIVSVRSSIPPGTISKIEKIIADCSKKIVDKDFSVLSNPEFLREGSAVKDYYNPPYSLIGGSNSSAMETLASIYKSVNAEVIFTDTKNAELIKFVNNSFHALKVSFANEIGIICSSLDMDSQNFMELFVKDTKLNISDVYLKPGFSYGGSCLPKDLQALQSIAEKNSLNIPLLKSISNSNDENIDRAFKLIERAKKKNIGFLGITFKAGTDDVRNSPYVSLVKKLLHKKYNVKIYDPNLDLEKVIGANKEFLFKELPVISDYLISSYKELIDEVDIVVIANQELIALKDLAKLKNKFIIDLVRIDKSLRTKDNYAGLSW, encoded by the coding sequence ATGAATATTTCTGTATTTGGAATTGGTTATGTTGGATGCGTAAGCCTTGGATGTCTTGCTGCAGATGGGCACTTTGTAATTGGAGTTGATTCAAATGAAAGTAAACTAACTTTGCTTGAATCCGGTAACGCAACTGTATTGGAAAAAGGTCTTCATGAAATTATCAGGGAAGGTGTTGCTGAGAAGAGAATAATTGCAATGAATGATTATGAGTACGCGGTAAAGAATTCAGAAGTCTCTATTATTTGCGTTGGAACTCCGCCGGGTGAAGATGGAAATTTAGATCTCTCACATATATTTAAAGTTGCAGAGCAAATAGGAGCGGCTCTTAAAATTAAAAAAAATTTTCATATTGTCTCTGTCAGGTCTTCAATTCCTCCGGGAACAATATCAAAGATTGAAAAAATTATTGCAGACTGTTCGAAGAAAATTGTTGATAAAGATTTTTCAGTACTTTCAAATCCTGAGTTTTTAAGAGAAGGTTCTGCCGTTAAGGATTATTATAATCCTCCATATTCTTTAATTGGTGGTTCAAACTCTTCAGCAATGGAAACTTTAGCTTCCATTTATAAAAGTGTAAATGCCGAAGTCATTTTTACAGATACAAAAAATGCTGAACTTATAAAATTTGTAAATAATTCTTTCCACGCGCTTAAAGTGAGTTTTGCAAATGAAATAGGTATTATATGCTCATCTTTGGATATGGATTCGCAGAATTTTATGGAGTTATTCGTAAAGGATACAAAATTAAATATTTCTGATGTTTATCTGAAGCCGGGGTTTTCATACGGCGGGTCATGTCTTCCTAAAGATTTACAAGCGCTGCAAAGTATAGCAGAAAAAAATTCCTTAAATATACCTTTGCTGAAAAGCATTTCGAATTCAAATGATGAAAATATTGATAGAGCATTTAAACTTATTGAAAGGGCTAAAAAGAAAAATATTGGATTTCTTGGAATCACATTCAAAGCAGGAACGGATGATGTAAGAAATAGTCCTTATGTAAGTCTGGTAAAAAAACTTCTTCATAAAAAATACAATGTGAAGATATATGACCCGAATCTGGATTTAGAAAAAGTAATCGGAGCAAATAAAGAATTTCTTTTTAAAGAGCTTCCTGTAATATCAGATTATTTAATTTCATCTTACAAGGAATTAATTGATGAAGTTGATATAGTTGTTATTGCTAATCAGGAATTGATAGCCCTTAAAGATCTGGCAAAACTAAAAAATAAATTTATTATAGATTTGGTTCGTATCGATAAAAGTCTGAGAACAAAAGATAACTATGCCGGACTCTCCTGGTAA
- a CDS encoding methyltransferase domain-containing protein, whose protein sequence is MQAEVLIPHNSAYRKIINYFKSIHFINVFVKKINACRKVEINCILSGASLKKSDNVLDIGSGDGYWTNYFSKKCGTIVGIEPYQEHLRIAQNKYTGIKFVAESAEALSFKSESFDKVISVCVFEHLYNDVTAFEEMYRVLKPGGILAATVDSLNSKYISDDYKKKHIQDCYCAQLYDVDGIIMKLEKTGFKNVQANYIIGSRFGILYEKLSEKFGIFAYLTLLPLYPVILFLESNFKQSGYKIFVTAEK, encoded by the coding sequence ATGCAGGCTGAAGTATTAATACCGCACAACTCTGCTTATAGAAAGATAATTAATTATTTCAAAAGCATTCACTTCATAAATGTTTTTGTTAAGAAAATTAATGCATGCAGAAAAGTTGAGATAAATTGCATATTAAGCGGAGCTTCTTTAAAAAAATCTGACAATGTACTAGATATCGGAAGCGGTGATGGATACTGGACAAATTATTTTTCTAAAAAATGCGGTACCATTGTTGGAATAGAACCTTATCAAGAGCACCTGCGGATTGCTCAAAATAAATACACCGGAATTAAATTTGTTGCTGAAAGTGCTGAGGCATTAAGTTTTAAATCAGAAAGTTTTGACAAAGTAATAAGTGTTTGTGTGTTTGAACATCTTTATAATGATGTGACCGCTTTTGAAGAAATGTACAGGGTACTTAAACCCGGTGGAATACTAGCAGCTACTGTTGACAGCTTAAATTCAAAATATATTTCAGATGATTATAAAAAGAAACATATACAGGATTGTTACTGCGCGCAGTTATACGATGTAGATGGAATCATAATGAAACTTGAGAAAACGGGATTTAAAAATGTGCAGGCTAACTATATCATAGGTTCAAGATTTGGAATTCTTTACGAGAAGCTTTCAGAGAAATTCGGAATATTTGCTTACCTGACACTATTACCTTTGTATCCTGTTATACTGTTTCTAGAAAGTAATTTTAAGCAATCAGGATATAAAATATTTGTCACTGCTGAAAAATAA